The Terriglobales bacterium genome includes a region encoding these proteins:
- a CDS encoding FecR domain-containing protein, translating to MKVIPEVAAQPHTLAFVLWALACTASPCLAQSKPNQAGEISAMVPVGYVLRGTAPAVPAQRSDPLYWQDTVRTESGGRIRIGLLDGSILNVGSQSSLTITKHDPATQQTQLELLYGRIRAKVVRIMQPGGSFKVRTPVAVAGVVGTRLDVATTNDTTVVLDLEDTVRVRNAEDRVAGEVILHPGEFTRVQRGMPPTAPSPASPEQLRESEDATSVSDLPGDWSRVEVSLPPPGCGQEFTLFVRAWSKQTQNGKEIETPVDPELVAGKLLLGSMTVAVKGGSASLTNAPGSGAPVGTFVPEGKQAAIPAKIWSPMKMAEGQGWRAPRATFVGNSFYVLGPIGSARQVAFTFGGQPATVLWIGPCGAGLLAPMIPGGTYPVSLSIGGQVVANGKMNLVQVSYDLPIPPALLRGQTTKFGIELRGLAGLDQFVQGRPIEVTTVINNTPTILGGLRSQTPGASAKGETITYRVGAGNVDASGLARLDATGRGRQRGEFVLGVENKLDEALELPSNPLTRVPPRP from the coding sequence GTGAAAGTGATACCTGAGGTGGCGGCCCAGCCGCACACCTTAGCTTTCGTGCTCTGGGCCCTGGCCTGCACGGCATCGCCCTGTCTAGCGCAATCGAAACCCAATCAGGCGGGAGAAATCAGCGCCATGGTTCCTGTTGGCTATGTTCTGCGCGGCACTGCCCCAGCCGTTCCGGCGCAGCGCAGCGATCCACTCTATTGGCAGGATACGGTCCGCACGGAGAGCGGAGGCCGAATCCGCATCGGCTTGCTCGACGGCTCGATTCTGAATGTTGGATCGCAGTCGAGTTTGACGATCACCAAACATGATCCTGCGACCCAGCAGACACAACTTGAATTGCTGTACGGCCGCATCCGCGCGAAAGTGGTGCGCATTATGCAGCCGGGTGGAAGTTTCAAGGTGCGTACGCCCGTGGCAGTTGCGGGCGTGGTGGGAACCAGACTTGACGTCGCGACGACGAACGATACGACTGTAGTCCTTGACCTCGAGGATACAGTGCGTGTGCGCAACGCAGAAGATCGCGTCGCGGGCGAAGTCATTCTGCACCCTGGCGAGTTCACGCGAGTGCAACGTGGAATGCCGCCTACTGCTCCTAGTCCCGCTTCCCCGGAGCAGCTCCGCGAAAGCGAAGACGCAACCTCGGTCTCCGATCTGCCCGGCGATTGGTCACGCGTAGAAGTCAGTTTGCCGCCGCCCGGCTGCGGCCAGGAATTCACGCTCTTCGTTCGCGCCTGGTCCAAACAGACTCAAAACGGCAAAGAGATCGAAACACCGGTTGATCCAGAGTTAGTTGCCGGAAAGTTGCTCCTTGGCAGTATGACTGTGGCTGTCAAAGGTGGCAGCGCCAGCTTAACCAATGCGCCGGGAAGTGGCGCACCGGTGGGGACGTTTGTCCCTGAAGGTAAGCAAGCTGCTATCCCGGCCAAGATCTGGTCTCCGATGAAAATGGCGGAAGGGCAGGGCTGGCGTGCGCCGCGGGCTACATTTGTGGGGAATAGTTTTTACGTTCTGGGACCTATCGGTTCGGCCCGGCAAGTGGCGTTCACTTTCGGCGGTCAACCGGCGACCGTGCTGTGGATCGGCCCGTGCGGAGCGGGTCTGCTTGCTCCCATGATTCCTGGCGGCACTTACCCGGTATCGTTATCCATCGGCGGACAGGTGGTAGCAAACGGGAAAATGAACCTGGTGCAGGTCTCCTACGATCTACCCATACCCCCCGCCCTGCTCCGCGGACAAACCACCAAATTTGGGATCGAACTTCGCGGGCTGGCTGGACTCGATCAGTTTGTTCAGGGCCGGCCGATTGAGGTCACCACTGTCATCAACAATACGCCGACGATCCTCGGAGGGTTACGCAGCCAAACCCCGGGAGCCAGCGCCAAAGGTGAAACCATTACGTACCGTGTTGGCGCGGGCAACGTTGATGCTTCAGGGCTGGCGCGACTCGATGCCACCGGACGGGGCCGCCAGAGAGGTGAGTTTGTCCTGGGTGTAGAGAATAAATTGGATGAGGCTCTGGAGCTCCCGAGTAATCCGCTCACTCGCGTGCCACCAAGGCCATAG
- a CDS encoding ATP-binding protein, which translates to MAEKSELLQVPVFADLPDDQITWFLSQSQELALKAGDIYARQGDPADAMFVVLEGELLVRGELGGEIVAISITPGDVTGVLPFSRMKQFTVSGRAVGDARVLRFPATLFPELVQKMPELAQRLVGLMSDRIRETTRREQQRDRLAALGKLSAGLAHELNNPASAAKRATGQLRDTLKCIRDASHELGARELTPAQKAEIEKLEAAIIQRDEPPPDALTVSNLEEQIDSFLRSRGLNDMWQLSADLARKGAKPEVLESLFATLDADTARAALVRIAASLEIANLLGEIENSTSRISDLVGAIKEYTFMDQAPVQNVDIVKSLENTLTILNHKLKRGVVVQRDYQRVPFLVNSFGSELNQVWTNIIDNAIDAMSGKGELRVRTYREDSCVVVEIGDNGPGIPPEIKSRIFEPFFTTKGVGEGTGLGLDTVQRIVKKHRGSIQVSSKPGDTRFQVWLPLAEAPV; encoded by the coding sequence ATGGCCGAGAAATCGGAGTTACTTCAAGTACCTGTATTCGCTGACCTGCCTGACGACCAGATCACATGGTTCCTCAGTCAGTCGCAGGAGCTCGCTCTCAAAGCGGGCGACATATACGCGCGCCAGGGTGACCCGGCAGATGCAATGTTTGTGGTTCTTGAGGGTGAGCTGCTGGTACGCGGTGAACTGGGCGGCGAGATTGTCGCAATTTCGATCACACCAGGCGATGTCACTGGGGTGCTGCCCTTTTCCCGGATGAAGCAATTTACCGTGAGCGGGCGCGCCGTGGGAGACGCGCGCGTCCTGCGATTTCCTGCCACGCTTTTCCCGGAGCTTGTGCAAAAAATGCCCGAGCTGGCCCAGCGCCTTGTGGGCCTTATGTCAGACAGGATCCGCGAAACCACGCGGCGGGAACAACAGCGAGACCGATTGGCGGCCCTGGGAAAGCTTTCGGCGGGTCTTGCTCATGAACTCAACAACCCTGCCTCCGCGGCCAAACGCGCCACAGGCCAGCTCCGCGACACGCTGAAATGCATCCGGGATGCAAGCCATGAGTTGGGTGCGCGCGAACTTACTCCCGCACAGAAAGCAGAGATCGAGAAGCTGGAAGCCGCGATCATTCAGCGGGATGAGCCGCCGCCTGATGCACTGACCGTCAGCAACCTGGAAGAGCAAATTGATTCCTTTTTGCGCAGCCGCGGGCTCAACGATATGTGGCAGCTTTCCGCCGATCTTGCGCGCAAGGGCGCCAAGCCGGAGGTGCTGGAATCCCTGTTCGCAACACTCGATGCTGACACTGCTCGCGCGGCCCTGGTGAGGATCGCAGCTTCGCTTGAGATTGCAAACTTGTTGGGCGAAATCGAGAACAGCACGTCACGAATCTCTGACCTGGTGGGTGCAATCAAGGAATACACTTTCATGGACCAGGCACCGGTGCAAAACGTTGACATCGTAAAGAGCCTGGAGAACACGCTTACCATCCTGAACCACAAGCTCAAGCGCGGCGTGGTGGTTCAGCGTGACTATCAGCGTGTTCCTTTCCTGGTGAATTCATTTGGCAGCGAACTCAATCAGGTTTGGACCAACATCATTGACAATGCCATTGACGCGATGAGTGGAAAAGGCGAGCTGCGAGTACGTACCTACCGCGAAGATTCCTGCGTTGTAGTCGAGATTGGCGATAACGGTCCGGGGATTCCACCCGAGATCAAGTCGCGCATCTTTGAACCGTTCTTCACGACCAAGGGAGTCGGAGAAGGAACCGGGCTCGGCCTGGATACAGTCCAGCGAATCGTGAAGAAACATAGAGGCAGTATTCAGGTGAGTTCGAAGCCGGGAGATACGCGTTTTCAAGTGTGGCTCCCGTTGGCCGAAGCTCCAGTTTAA
- a CDS encoding pirin family protein, with product MSIRPVKRLIKSKPTREGAGVHLRRAFGFGNTADFDPFLLLDDFRNDVPEDYLAGFPWHPHRGIETITYVLAGTVEHGDSMGNRGVIGSGDVQWMTAGSGIIHQEMPKGDQAGRMHGFQLWANLPASLKMTTPRYQEVKTPDIPEITDDDGTHVRVVCGNFWGKSGPVDGIAADPIYLDISVSPGKRKTLPVETTRHAFAYVFAGSGKFCNASRPLAVPTEGIQWADTAPPAEADNRSLVLFDRGDEVTVQAGDDGIRFLLVSGKPLEEPVAWYGPIVMNTQEQLQQAFEELEQGKFLKQR from the coding sequence ATGTCCATTCGTCCTGTTAAGCGGCTCATCAAATCCAAGCCTACACGCGAAGGTGCGGGCGTGCATCTGCGCCGCGCATTCGGTTTCGGCAACACCGCCGACTTCGATCCATTTCTGCTGCTCGATGATTTCCGCAATGATGTTCCCGAGGATTATCTTGCCGGCTTCCCGTGGCATCCGCATCGTGGTATCGAGACGATTACCTATGTCTTGGCTGGAACCGTGGAGCACGGCGACAGCATGGGGAATCGCGGGGTCATCGGCTCCGGCGATGTGCAGTGGATGACCGCGGGGAGCGGGATCATACACCAGGAAATGCCCAAGGGCGACCAAGCGGGCCGGATGCACGGCTTCCAGTTGTGGGCCAACCTTCCGGCGTCGCTCAAAATGACGACGCCGCGCTACCAGGAGGTGAAAACCCCTGACATCCCAGAGATCACGGACGACGACGGGACCCACGTTCGCGTCGTCTGCGGAAATTTTTGGGGGAAGAGCGGGCCCGTGGATGGCATCGCCGCCGACCCAATCTACCTGGATATATCGGTATCTCCCGGCAAGAGGAAGACCCTGCCCGTCGAGACCACTCGTCACGCCTTTGCTTACGTTTTCGCGGGCAGTGGAAAGTTCTGCAACGCGTCTCGTCCGCTCGCGGTTCCAACCGAAGGAATCCAGTGGGCCGACACCGCGCCTCCTGCAGAGGCGGATAACCGCTCACTCGTGCTCTTTGATCGCGGCGATGAGGTCACGGTACAAGCCGGTGACGACGGGATCCGGTTTCTGCTGGTCTCGGGAAAGCCACTCGAGGAACCGGTGGCGTGGTACGGCCCGATCGTGATGAACACGCAGGAGCAGCTCCAGCAAGCGTTTGAGGAGCTCGAGCAGGGCAAATTTCTGAAGCAGCGCTGA
- a CDS encoding FAD-dependent oxidoreductase gives MAKPILLSVDDDSDVLRAIERDLRSQYGAEYRVLASDSPQGALDLLKQLKVRNDSVALLLADQRMPKMDGVGFLQEAMQIFPQAKRALLTAYADTNAAINAINEVSINYFFLKPWDPPEEHLYPQLNDLLDDWQASYRPTFQGIRVLGTRWSRRSYELRDFLARNHVPYQWIDVEFSANDPETKRLVEALGPEAASLPVVLFPDGTKLLESAPAEVAQKVGLRTRAQTSFYDLAILGGGPAGLAAAVYGASEGLHTVIVEREAPGGQAGMSSRIENYLGFPTGLSGADLARRAVVQAQRFGVEILSQEAVGVRTEGPYRIIKFADGNEISCHALMIATGVQWRRLEAPGVDKLQGAGIYYGGGATEALSCKGEIVYVVGGANSAGQAAMNFAKYAERVVILVRGDSLSSTMSQYLIDQIQQTPNIQLWAHASVAEAHGETHLEEISVLCSDTNKVERVPANAMFIFIGALPRTDWLANVVERDERGFLLTGPDLIWDGRRPKGWTLDRDPFLLETNIPGIFAVGDVRHGSVKRVASGVGEGSVAVQFIHQYLSKV, from the coding sequence ATGGCGAAACCGATTTTACTCAGCGTGGATGACGATTCGGATGTTTTGCGGGCCATTGAACGCGATCTGCGTTCGCAATATGGCGCGGAATACCGCGTCCTGGCGAGCGATTCTCCCCAGGGGGCGCTCGACCTTCTCAAGCAGTTGAAGGTACGCAATGACAGCGTAGCTTTGCTGCTGGCCGACCAACGCATGCCCAAGATGGATGGCGTGGGGTTTCTGCAGGAAGCAATGCAGATTTTCCCTCAGGCCAAGCGGGCGTTGCTCACCGCATATGCCGATACCAATGCTGCTATCAATGCCATCAATGAAGTCAGCATCAATTATTTTTTCTTAAAACCCTGGGACCCGCCGGAAGAGCACCTCTATCCGCAATTGAATGATTTGCTCGATGACTGGCAAGCTTCCTACCGCCCGACGTTTCAGGGAATCCGGGTGTTGGGTACGCGTTGGTCACGCAGGTCGTATGAGCTGCGAGACTTCCTGGCGCGCAATCATGTTCCATACCAGTGGATTGATGTTGAGTTTTCTGCCAACGATCCGGAAACCAAGCGCCTGGTGGAGGCCCTTGGGCCGGAAGCGGCCAGCCTCCCGGTCGTGCTCTTCCCGGATGGGACGAAGCTTTTGGAGAGCGCGCCGGCCGAGGTCGCACAAAAAGTCGGGTTGCGAACACGGGCGCAAACCAGCTTTTATGATTTGGCGATCTTAGGCGGAGGGCCGGCCGGTTTGGCCGCCGCTGTTTACGGAGCATCGGAAGGCCTGCACACAGTGATCGTGGAGCGAGAAGCTCCCGGCGGCCAGGCGGGAATGAGCTCACGCATCGAGAACTATCTCGGATTCCCCACCGGACTCAGTGGCGCCGATCTGGCCAGGCGCGCTGTCGTGCAAGCGCAGCGCTTTGGAGTGGAAATTCTGTCGCAAGAGGCCGTCGGAGTTCGAACGGAAGGTCCTTACCGGATCATCAAATTTGCGGATGGAAACGAAATCTCCTGTCATGCTTTGATGATTGCCACCGGAGTGCAGTGGCGACGCCTGGAAGCGCCAGGAGTAGACAAGTTACAGGGCGCCGGCATCTATTATGGCGGTGGCGCCACCGAAGCGCTTTCGTGCAAGGGTGAAATCGTCTACGTGGTGGGAGGCGCGAATTCAGCGGGTCAAGCGGCAATGAACTTCGCCAAGTATGCGGAGCGGGTTGTCATTCTGGTGCGCGGAGACTCACTTTCCAGCACCATGTCGCAATATCTGATTGACCAGATTCAACAGACGCCCAACATTCAACTATGGGCCCATGCCAGCGTAGCCGAAGCGCATGGAGAAACCCACCTGGAAGAAATTTCGGTCCTCTGTTCGGATACGAATAAAGTTGAACGCGTTCCGGCAAACGCCATGTTCATCTTTATTGGAGCGCTGCCGCGAACCGACTGGCTGGCGAACGTGGTGGAGAGAGACGAGCGCGGTTTTCTCCTGACCGGCCCTGATCTCATCTGGGATGGGAGACGTCCGAAAGGCTGGACGCTCGACCGTGATCCCTTCCTGCTGGAGACCAACATTCCCGGAATTTTCGCCGTGGGTGATGTGCGGCACGGCTCGGTGAAGCGGGTAGCCTCCGGAGTTGGCGAAGGGTCCGTGGCAGTACAGTTCATCCATCAGTATTTGAGCAAGGTATAA
- a CDS encoding SDR family NAD(P)-dependent oxidoreductase → MTMRFSGKLALVAGGTGGLGRAVTLAFLEEGAKVVVTYQKQEEFDAVKSAASMNGASLEGRRVDVTDEAAVRQLIESILAQHNQLDILVNAVGAFAGGAKLWELDTKVFDLMLALNVRSGYALARVATPVMLKQKGGAIVNVASKAALDHGPGVAAYVASKAAALALMDSLAAEVKGTGVRVNSVLPSIIDTEANRKAMPSADFTKWPKPEEIARVILFLCSDDAKLIHGAAVPVYGES, encoded by the coding sequence ATGACTATGAGATTCTCAGGCAAGTTGGCATTGGTGGCCGGCGGCACAGGCGGGTTAGGACGCGCGGTCACCCTGGCTTTTCTCGAGGAAGGCGCCAAGGTGGTGGTCACGTATCAGAAGCAGGAAGAATTTGACGCCGTAAAAAGCGCAGCCAGCATGAATGGCGCATCGCTCGAAGGGCGCCGAGTTGATGTCACCGATGAAGCTGCGGTGCGCCAACTCATCGAGAGTATTCTTGCGCAGCACAACCAGTTGGATATTCTTGTGAACGCGGTTGGCGCCTTTGCCGGCGGCGCGAAATTATGGGAGCTGGATACGAAAGTCTTCGACCTGATGCTGGCGCTGAATGTGCGCTCTGGTTACGCGTTGGCACGGGTCGCGACGCCGGTCATGCTCAAACAAAAGGGCGGAGCGATCGTAAACGTTGCATCCAAGGCTGCACTGGACCACGGCCCGGGTGTGGCTGCATACGTTGCGTCCAAGGCGGCTGCGTTGGCCCTGATGGATTCGCTCGCCGCAGAGGTGAAGGGCACCGGGGTACGGGTAAACTCGGTCCTGCCCAGCATCATTGATACAGAAGCCAATCGAAAGGCGATGCCCAGCGCAGACTTCACAAAGTGGCCCAAGCCGGAGGAGATCGCGCGGGTGATTCTGTTTTTGTGCAGCGACGATGCCAAGCTGATTCACGGTGCCGCTGTGCCGGTTTATGGGGAGAGTTAA
- a CDS encoding nuclear transport factor 2 family protein — protein MAQLDIVSERPPLPPFIHETAIQKVRLAEDGWNSRDPEKVALAYTIDSRWRNRAEFSNGRQEIIAFLKRKWAKELDYRLIKELWAFDGNRIAVRFAYECHDDSGNWFRSYGNENWEFDEHGLMRLRFASINDLPIKESERKYHWPLGRRPDGHPGLSDLGL, from the coding sequence ATGGCTCAACTTGACATTGTGTCGGAACGTCCGCCATTGCCTCCATTTATTCATGAGACTGCCATTCAGAAGGTCCGCTTGGCGGAAGATGGCTGGAACTCTCGTGATCCTGAAAAGGTAGCTCTAGCGTACACCATAGACTCGCGCTGGAGAAACCGCGCCGAATTCTCGAATGGCAGGCAGGAAATCATCGCATTTCTGAAGCGCAAGTGGGCGAAGGAATTGGATTACCGGCTGATCAAAGAGCTCTGGGCGTTCGACGGGAATCGCATCGCGGTGCGCTTCGCCTACGAATGCCACGATGACTCGGGAAACTGGTTCCGCTCATATGGCAATGAGAATTGGGAGTTCGATGAGCACGGCCTGATGCGCTTGCGGTTCGCATCTATCAATGATCTACCCATCAAAGAGTCCGAGCGTAAGTATCATTGGCCGCTGGGGCGGCGTCCCGATGGCCATCCCGGATTGAGTGATCTTGGTCTGTAG
- a CDS encoding alpha/beta hydrolase, whose amino-acid sequence MTNQKTPILEPKTQAFVDTLNAQGGKPLYELSYADARKVLEDAQAIEVRKLPADVEEKILPVGPGGEVSVRIYRPKGAKGLLPVVMYFHGGGWILGSKNTHDRLLRDLVNSTNAAFVFVNYTPSPEAQFPVPIEQDYAATKYIAEHGKEFGLDSSRLAVAGDSVGGNMVAAVTQLAKERKGPAIRYQVLFYPVTDSSLSQKSYEEFANGPWLTKRAMEWFWDAYAPNKEDRKKTTASPLSATMEQLKGLPPALVIVDENDILRDEGEAYARKLIQSGVDVTAVRVLATHHDFALLNALADTPATKATVLLASQKLAEALSSAAKQEIAA is encoded by the coding sequence ATGACGAACCAAAAAACGCCAATTCTTGAACCAAAAACCCAAGCTTTTGTGGATACCCTCAATGCGCAGGGAGGAAAGCCGCTTTATGAGCTCTCTTACGCGGACGCCCGTAAAGTGCTGGAAGATGCGCAAGCCATCGAAGTCAGGAAACTACCCGCTGATGTCGAAGAAAAAATTCTACCGGTTGGTCCTGGCGGAGAAGTTTCCGTTCGTATCTATCGGCCGAAAGGCGCCAAAGGTCTTCTGCCGGTGGTGATGTACTTCCACGGTGGTGGTTGGATTCTGGGCAGCAAGAATACGCACGACAGGTTGCTGCGCGATCTGGTCAACAGCACCAATGCTGCTTTTGTATTTGTGAACTACACCCCGTCTCCCGAGGCGCAATTTCCAGTGCCTATTGAGCAAGATTATGCCGCGACCAAATATATCGCCGAGCACGGCAAAGAGTTCGGCCTCGATTCGAGCCGGCTCGCGGTGGCCGGTGACAGTGTAGGCGGCAACATGGTGGCAGCGGTCACGCAGCTCGCGAAAGAGCGCAAAGGACCGGCGATCCGCTACCAGGTTCTTTTCTATCCGGTGACCGACTCGAGCCTGTCGCAGAAGTCCTACGAAGAATTCGCCAACGGTCCATGGCTGACCAAGCGTGCGATGGAATGGTTTTGGGATGCATACGCTCCCAACAAGGAGGATCGCAAGAAAACTACGGCCTCTCCGCTATCGGCGACCATGGAACAGTTGAAGGGCCTGCCTCCGGCGCTGGTCATTGTGGACGAGAACGATATTCTGCGCGATGAAGGCGAGGCCTACGCCAGGAAGCTTATCCAATCTGGCGTTGACGTAACCGCAGTACGCGTTCTCGCTACTCATCACGATTTCGCCCTGTTAAATGCTTTGGCCGATACACCCGCGACCAAGGCAACGGTCCTTCTGGCTTCGCAGAAGCTTGCTGAAGCTCTCAGTTCGGCTGCAAAGCAGGAGATAGCTGCGTAA